The sequence TAAAAGAAAACAATTTAAAAATTTCTTCCGGGTTCAAATGAGTAAGAAGAAAGCGTGGATCGGCCTGATTCTAGCCTCTATTTTGATCAGTATTAACTGGCTGACTTACATATTTGCAGTGAATACGAATCACATTGTGGAGGCAAGCTTGGGTTACTATATTAATCCACTTGTATCGGTTTTGTTAGGTGTTTTTGTTTTGCGTGAAAAGATTAATAAGTTGCAGACGTTTTCGTTTATGTTGGCTGGAATCGGAGTAATCTATATGACTCTATCCCTTGGAAAGCTTCCATGGATGTCGCTTGCATTAGCTTTATCTTTTGGTTTTTATGGATTGGCAAAAAAATTAATAAAGGTTGATTCCACTCTAGGTTTGTTGTTGGAAACTTTATTTGTTTTCCCTCTTTCTCTGCTATATTTAACTTATTTAGGGTTAAATGGTCAGAACCATTTTGGGACAGGGTTACTTGAAAATGATCTATTATTAATCGGGTCAGGTATCGCCACAGCGATCCCGCTTCTATTGTTTGGACTTGGGGCGCAAAAGATTCCCCTAAATATGCTTGGCTTCTTACAATATATAGCGCCAACCATTGGTTTAATTCTAGGTGTGCTTATGTATGGGGAGCCTTTTACGAAGGATCATCTTGTGACGTTTGCATGCATCTGGGGAGCCATTGCTCTCTTTAGCTACTCAAATATACAGCAGATGATGAAGAAAAGAACCGTAACAACTATAGAGTCTAAGGTGAAAAGTGGTTAATAAAAGCTAATCGATTGGTCAAAAAAGAGTCACAAGTTTCTTCTAAAACGGAAGACGCTTGGGGCTCTTTTTTATTAAACTATTATTTTAAAAAGTCTAGAAAAGTGTGTCCATTGGTTTGAATATGAAGAGAACCGTTCTGTTGTTCACTTACATGTGAGATAGAGAACGGCCTCAAATGCCTCTTATTTTAATGTACTTCTCCAACAATCCTAGCCCCTCCGGTTTGCTTACCCGTTTGGTAAAAGTGTTATTGACTAACCGACAGTTCACTGTGACTTGTCGATACATTAATGTGGAGATAGAATTCGAATATCCTGTTTGCTGTACTCCTCAACTACATTAGAGGGCAATGAGCTGTCTGTAACAATGAGATCAATGTTCTTTAGTGGACAGACATTAATGTAAGAAGATGTCTCAAACTTTGTTGAATCCGCCACTACTACTTTATATTTGGTCCGTGAAATCATCGCTTGAATCACACCGACTTCATGCATTCGAAAGTCGGTTAAACCATGTTGGAGAGATAATCCGTTCACCGTGATAAAGGCAAAATCAATATTAAAATGGGAAAGGATTTCTTCACATTGTTTCCCGTATAATGTATATTCCTCT is a genomic window of Niallia sp. XMNu-256 containing:
- the rarD gene encoding EamA family transporter RarD: MEREKAIGISSIVGAYILWGILPIYWKFLGGVPALEILAHRVIWSFVFVFIIVAFFKRKQFKNFFRVQMSKKKAWIGLILASILISINWLTYIFAVNTNHIVEASLGYYINPLVSVLLGVFVLREKINKLQTFSFMLAGIGVIYMTLSLGKLPWMSLALALSFGFYGLAKKLIKVDSTLGLLLETLFVFPLSLLYLTYLGLNGQNHFGTGLLENDLLLIGSGIATAIPLLLFGLGAQKIPLNMLGFLQYIAPTIGLILGVLMYGEPFTKDHLVTFACIWGAIALFSYSNIQQMMKKRTVTTIESKVKSG